From Mya arenaria isolate MELC-2E11 chromosome 12, ASM2691426v1, the proteins below share one genomic window:
- the LOC128211698 gene encoding uncharacterized protein LOC128211698 produces MTGVYVLDEISHPTLHCSTIYDTVYTTLYRAPTYGTIYTAFDSVPIYNTVYTTLYRAPTYGTIYTAFDSVPIYDTVYTTLYRAPTYGTIYTAFDSVPIYDTVYTTLYRAPTYGTIYTAFDSVPIYDTVYTTLYRAPTYGTIYTAFDSVPIYDTVYTALYRAPTYGTIYTAFDSVPIYDTVYTTLYRAPTYGTIYTAFDSVPIYNTVYTTLYRAPTYGTIYTAFDSVPIYDTVYTTLYRAPTYGTIYTAFDSVPIYNTVYTTLYRAPTYGTIYTAFDSVPIYDTVYTTLYRAPMYGTIYTAFDSVPIYNTVYTTLYRASTYGTIYTAFDSVPIYDTVYTTLYRAPTYGTIYTAFDSVPIYDTVYTTLYRAPMYGTIYTAFDSVPIYDTVYTTLYRAPTYGTIYTAFDSVPIYNTVYTTLYRAPTYGTIYTAFDSVPIYDTVYTTLYRAPMYGTIYTAFDSVPIYNTVYTTLYRAPTYGTIYTAFDSVPIYDTVYTTLYRALTYGTIYTAFDSVPIYDTVYTTLYRAPMYGTIYTAFDSVPIYDTVYTTLYRAPTYGTIYTAFDSVPIYNTVYTTLYRAPTYGTIYTAFDSVPIYDTVYTTLYRAPMYGTIYTAFDSVPIYNTVYTTLYRAPTYGTIYTAFDSVPIYNTVYTTLYRAPTYGTIYTAFDSVPIYDTVYTTLYRAPMYGTIYTAFDSVPIYDTVYTTLYRAPTYGTIYTAFDSVPIYNTVYTTLYRAPTYGTIYTAFDSVPIYDTVYTTLYRAPMYGTIYTAFDSVPIYNTVYTTLYRAPTYGTIYTAFDSVPIYDTVYTTLYRAPTYGTIYTAFDSVPIYDTVYTTLYRAPMYGTIYTAFDSVPIYDTVYTTLYRAPTYGTIYTAFDSVPIYNTVYTTLYRAPTYGTIYTAFDSVPIYDTVYTTLYRAPMYGTIYTAFDSVPIYNTVYTTLYRAPTYGTIYTAFDSVPIYNTVYTTLYRAPTYGTIYTAFDSVPIYDTVYTTLYRAPTYGTIYTAFDSVPIYNTVYTTLYRAPTYGTIYTAFDSVPIYDTVYTTLYRAPMYGTIYTAFDSVPIYNTVYTTLYRAPTYGTIYTAFDSVPIYNTVYTTLYRAPTYGTIYTAFDSVPIYDTVYTTLYRAPMYGTIYTAFDSVPIYDTVYTTLHRAPTYGTIYTAFDSVPIYNTVYTTLYRAPTYGTIYTAFDSVPIYDTVYTTLYRAPMYGTIHPALHSVPIFETIVPLLIPNEMYHN; encoded by the coding sequence ATGACGGGAGTTTATGTGTTGGATGAAATTAGTCATCCAACATTGCATTGTTCCACGATATATGACACTGTCTACACAACATTGTATCGTGCCCCTACATATGGAACTATCTACACAGCATTTGATAGTGTCCCAATATATAACACTGTCTACACAACATTGTATCGTGCCCCTACATATGGAACCATCTACACAGCATTTGATAGTGTCCCAATATATGACACTGTCTACACAACATTGTATCGTGCCCCTACATATGGAACTATCTACACAGCATTTGATAGTGTCCCAATATATGACACTGTCTACACAACATTGTATCGTGCCCCTACATATGGAACTATCTACACAGCATTTGATAGTGTGCCAATATATGACACTGTCTACACAACATTGTATCGTGCCCCTACATATGGAACTATCTACACAGCATTTGATAGTGTCCCAATATATGACACTGTCTACACAGCATTGTATCGTGCCCCTACATATGGAACTATCTACACAGCATTTGATAGTGTCCCAATATATGACACTGTCTACACAACATTGTATCGTGCCCCTACATATGGAACTATCTACACAGCATTTGATAGTGTCCCAATATATAACACTGTCTACACAACATTGTATCGTGCCCCTACATATGGAACCATCTACACAGCATTTGATAGTGTCCCAATATATGACACTGTCTACACAACATTGTATCGTGCCCCTACATATGGAACTATCTACACAGCATTTGATAGTGTCCCAATATATAACACTGTCTACACAACATTGTATCGTGCCCCTACATATGGAACTATCTACACAGCATTTGATAGTGTCCCAATATATGACACTGTCTACACAACATTGTATCGTGCCCCTATGTATGGAACTATCTACACAGCATTTGATAGTGTCCCAATATATAACACTGTCTACACAACATTGTATCGTGCTTCTACATATGGAACTATCTACACAGCATTTGATAGTGTCCCAATATATGACACTGTCTACACAACATTGTATCGTGCCCCTACATATGGAACTATCTACACAGCATTTGATAGTGTCCCAATATATGACACTGTCTACACAACATTGTATCGTGCCCCTATGTATGGAACTATCTACACAGCATTTGATAGTGTCCCAATATATGACACTGTCTACACAACATTGTATCGTGCCCCTACATATGGAACTATCTACACAGCATTTGATAGTGTCCCAATATATAACACTGTCTACACAACATTGTATCGTGCCCCTACATATGGAACTATCTACACAGCATTTGATAGTGTGCCAATATATGACACTGTCTACACAACATTGTATCGTGCCCCTATGTATGGAACTATCTACACAGCATTTGATAGTGTCCCAATATATAACACTGTCTACACAACATTGTATCGTGCCCCTACATATGGAACTATCTACACAGCATTTGATAGTGTCCCAATATATGACACTGTCTACACAACATTGTATCGTGCCCTTACATATGGAACTATCTACACAGCATTTGATAGTGTCCCAATATATGACACTGTCTACACAACATTGTATCGTGCCCCTATGTATGGAACTATCTACACAGCATTTGATAGTGTCCCAATATATGACACTGTCTACACAACATTGTATCGTGCCCCTACATATGGAACTATCTACACAGCATTTGATAGTGTCCCAATATATAACACTGTCTACACAACATTGTATCGTGCCCCTACATATGGAACTATCTACACAGCATTTGATAGTGTGCCAATATATGACACTGTCTACACAACATTGTATCGTGCCCCTATGTATGGAACTATCTACACAGCATTTGATAGTGTCCCAATATATAACACTGTCTACACAACATTGTATCGTGCCCCTACATATGGAACTATATACACAGCATTTGATAGTGTCCCAATATATAACACTGTCTACACAACATTGTATCGTGCCCCTACATATGGAACTATCTACACAGCATTTGATAGTGTCCCAATATATGACACTGTCTACACAACATTGTATCGTGCCCCTATGTATGGAACTATCTACACAGCATTTGATAGTGTCCCAATATATGACACTGTCTACACAACATTGTATCGTGCCCCTACATATGGAACTATCTACACAGCATTTGATAGTGTCCCAATATATAACACTGTCTACACAACATTGTATCGTGCCCCTACATATGGAACTATCTACACAGCATTTGATAGTGTCCCAATATATGACACTGTCTACACAACATTGTATCGTGCCCCTATGTATGGAACTATCTACACAGCATTTGATAGTGTCCCAATATATAACACTGTCTACACAACATTGTATCGTGCCCCTACATATGGAACTATCTACACAGCATTTGATAGTGTCCCAATATATGACACTGTCTACACAACATTGTATCGTGCCCCTACATATGGAACTATCTACACAGCATTTGATAGTGTCCCAATATATGACACTGTCTACACAACATTGTATCGTGCCCCTATGTATGGAACTATCTACACAGCATTTGATAGTGTCCCAATATATGACACTGTCTACACAACATTGTATCGTGCCCCTACATATGGAACTATCTACACAGCATTTGATAGTGTCCCAATATATAACACTGTCTACACAACATTGTATCGTGCCCCTACATATGGAACTATCTACACAGCATTTGATAGTGTGCCAATATATGACACTGTCTACACAACATTGTATCGTGCCCCTATGTATGGAACTATCTACACAGCATTTGATAGTGTCCCAATATATAACACTGTCTACACAACATTGTATCGTGCCCCTACATATGGAACTATCTACACAGCATTTGATAGTGTCCCAATATATAACACTGTCTACACAACATTGTATCGTGCCCCTACATATGGAACTATCTACACAGCATTTGATAGTGTCCCAATATATGACACTGTCTACACAACATTGTATCGTGCCCCTACATATGGAACTATCTACACAGCATTTGATAGTGTCCCAATATATAACACTGTCTACACAACATTGTATCGTGCCCCTACATATGGAACTATCTACACAGCATTTGATAGTGTCCCAATATATGACACTGTCTACACAACATTGTATCGTGCCCCTATGTATGGAACTATCTACACAGCATTTGATAGTGTCCCAATATATAACACTGTCTACACAACATTGTATCGTGCCCCTACATATGGAACTATCTACACAGCATTTGATAGTGTCCCAATATATAACACTGTCTACACAACATTGTATCGTGCCCCTACATATGGAACTATCTACACAGCATTTGATAGTGTCCCAATATATGACACTGTCTACACAACATTGTATCGTGCCCCTATGTATGGAACTATCTACACAGCATTTGATAGTGTCCCAATATATGACACTGTCTACACAACATTGCATCGTGCCCCTACATATGGAACTATCTACACAGCATTTGATAGTGTCCCAATATATAACACTGTCTACACAACATTGTATCGTGCCCCTACATATGGAACTATCTACACAGCATTTGATAGTGTCCCAATATATGACACTGTCTACACAACATTGTATCGTGCCCCTATGTATGGAACAATCCACCCAGCATTGCATAGTGTCCCTATATTTGAAACCATTGTGCCACTCTTAATCCCAAAtgagatgtaccacaattaa